TCAGCTACCTTGGTTTTGTGAAAGGATTGTAGAGACAAACCCAGGAAGTGTGGCAACTGTAGTGGCTTTGGAAGATTCAAAGTTCCGTTTCTTTGTTGCATTCCACGCGTCGCTCCATGGTTTTCAGCATGGGTGCAGGCCGCTCCTGTTTCTTGACGCGATAACTGCAAAGCCAAATAAGCACTGGAAGCTACTGGCTGCTACTTCGGTTGATGGTGAAGGTGACGTGTTCCCAGTTGCATTTGGTGTTGTGGATGATGAGAGTCGTGAAAATTGGCATTGGTTTCTGCAGCAATTAAAATCTTCACTTAGTACATCTCGAGCTATCACATTCATATCCAATGGAGAACATGGACTTTGGGATGAAGTATCTTCAGTTTTTCCTGATAGTCATCATGGCTACTGTGTGGAGTCTCTTATTGAAGAATTTAAGAAACAATTGGACGATGCATGGACTGAGGAACTAAAAGATGCTATGGTTGAGCATCTTAAGAAGGCCATATATGCATGCACTACTGACGAGCTCAATCAATATATTGAGCTCATAAAAAATGCATCTGATAAGCTTGCGGATTGGCTTTTGGAGATCAACCCTGAGCGGTGGTCAGATGCCCGTTTTAAGGGGGTACGTCATGGACAGTATTCGTGCAATATCTTTGGCACTGTTTCTGAGTGGATTCCCACGAGATATGAGCTTTCAGTTGTGCAATTGGTTGATACGATAAGATGCAAGCTGATGGAGATGATGTACACACGCAGGGAGTCTTCTAATGCATGGACTGAGGTATTAACTCCATCAGCCAATCAGAAACTGCAGGAAGAGGTGAGCAAAGCTCATACGCTAAACGTCCTCCCAGCAGAAAATGATGAAAATGGTAGTAACATATTTAAGGTCTGTGATGACTCGGTTAATGTTGTCAACCTTGCCATATGGGAATGCACCTGCCAAAGGTGGCGTATTTCTGGGTtgccgtgcatgcatgcaatcgCAGTGATTGAGCGCACTGGACAATATGCATATGACTACTGTGCCAAATACTTCACGACGGGATGGTACCGCTTGACCTACTCCCTGTCAATAAACCCCATACCTGATGTCATTGTGCCTGTTACATTAATTGATCCTGCTCAGAGCCCAGCAACACACCCATGTCCAGTTCGAACCCGTCGCCGGGTTGGCCGGCCCAAAGAGAAGCCAGCTGATCCTCGCATTGCAATCAAGAGGGCAGTGCGCTGCAGCAGGTGCAAGGGTTATGGCCACAACAAGGCAACTTGCAAGGTTCCTATCAGCACATAGTCTTGGGTCAGCTCTGCAATGTACATTAAGGTGGAAAGTTGATCGTGTTATTCTCTGCAATGCTAGTGCTTCCGTTACTTTTGATAGACTGATATATGCTCTAGTGTTCATTTTAGCTCCAAACTGCTCTGTATTTTGTCCATTGCTTAGACTAACTGTACTCAGTTTGTGAAGTAAACATTGCGGCTGACATTGTGGAAAGCGTTGGAGGGTCTGTTGTATTGCAATCCAGTTTGCTCCTTTTTCTTTCCCGTTGTGGCTGCTGTGTGGCTTTCTACCATCTCAACAAGGCCGACAATAAATTAATATTCGAAAGTTATTCTCATTCCTTGCAATCCAGTCATCACAGTATGTTATTTGCTGTTCATCATTGTTCTGACATTCTACTTGTTCTTTCTGGACATTTGACATTCTGCTGTTTTGGCTTGTTTGCGGTGCTATGTTTATCGAGCTTAGACTGAACAAGCTTCACACTAAGCATGATCTGTGCAATTTTGGTTCCGGGCCCGTTCATTTTTGTGCTGCTTTAGCATATTTGAGTCCAACAAGATCATATTctatttgttgatattatttTTCTTCCTTGATGGATTGGGACATGAACCTTTGTTATTTCTGAACAGGCTGTTGTGTTCTTTTGATTTCAACATCTTAGGCACCAAAGGCAAAGGGCGTAGTCCTACTCGATGACGTTCTGATGAATAACTTGTCAGAACGGAGTGCCATTTGGACACGacttcagcaaaaaaaaaaagaaaagaataacaCATGATTTCAGCATTATTCTCTCCTTGTGACGCATACCAATACCGAGCACTGTGTGCGTGATTAGCCTTTTGCCATCTGGCGTTCTGACCCCACTCCACAGTGCCTGTTCTCAAAGCTGACGTGTCGCTGAGCTTCAGACTGAGAAACTGTTCAGTTGGGCAGAGGCCCTGGCAATCCATCGATGCTCTTCTCCTCGGGGACTCCAAccgtcgccgcccggccccgtccCTCCCCCTTTTCTTCCCGCCGTGCACTCTCCGCGCTCGCACTGCCACCGTGCCGTACTCGTTCGTTCACCCAGCGGGCATGGCGCCCTTAGTGCGCCGCGCTGCCTCCACAAGCTGGTAAGCACGTGGCCAACGGCAACGAGACGGCCTCGTCGTTACGTTCCGGATGTGCTAACACGCCTACGCCGCGTTGTGTTGTGTGCAGCGCGTCCCTGGCGAGTTCGCGGcgtggctcggcggcgaggcgcgagcggcggcggcggtgctgctggtGAGCCCGCTCGGCAAGGTCTGGCACGCGGacctgcgccgcgccggcggaggcggcgggcccGGGCCgttgcagctcgccggcggctgGGCGGAGTTCGCGGCCGCGCACGGCGTCCGGGCCGGGTGGAGCGTGGTGTTCAGGCTCGAGCGGCGCGGGGTGGCCACCCTCAGGGCGTTCGACGCGGCCGGCTGCCTCGCGCGATTCTGCACGCCTCTCGCAGGTGAACATCATCCAACATAAATTCGGCTTGTACAGTGCTACCACTAGTAAAAAAACAGAGCTCAACTGGGCAAACTTGGGCTGTTAATTTCTTCAACAATTTTCGCATGGCTGCGCAGGGGTGGCAGCAGGCAAGAACAGGCCCCGGTTCATCAGAGTGCTTAACGCTGACGATCTGGAAAAGATGGTGACCGAGCTAAACCCTCTTCGCTTCGCACTACCATACTGCTAACTGAAACTAGcattcaaaaagaaaataatgtcTGCACATTGCTTCTTTTAATTGGTGTCAACATTCTCTCAGAGAATCCCTGACGAGTTTGTGCAAGAGCACCTGACTGACACTCACCCAAGCAACAAGAGGGCCATGATTTTCAGCCCTCTTGGCAAGTTCTGGCGTGTCGAGCTAGACCGCGACCAGCCAGGCGTGCTGCTCGGCGATGGCTGGGTGCGGTTTCTGACGGCTCACGATCTTTCTGAAGGGAACATCCTGGTGTTCAGGTATGAAGATAACATGGTGTTTACAGTTGAGGTGTTCATGCAGAGCGGGTGCCTGAAGGAGTATGAAGCAGCAACTGCAGACATGACGGATGATGCAATAGGGAGGCAAATCACTGTGCCTCAACAAGGTGAGCCAGCTCACTGCACAAGTTCTGAATGGCTTCAGTTATGTATTGCTACTTTATGATTATGGGACATATTGATTGTGCAGGTGACAAGGAGCTTTGTGTTTCACCTgtcaagaagaaaaggaagaccaGGAATGAAAATACTTGTTTGGCTGTGTATCGCAAGAAGCCGAATCATTCCCCAATTTCCGTGAAGAAGGCTGTATCGCAGAAGAAACTTGTCAGCATTGAGCCACGTCATTCATTCACAAAACGGATTACCGGCTATAAGCTTACTAGCCTCTTTGTGAGCACTGAGCACTACAATTCCTGCTATTTCTATATAGTTTAACTGCCTAATAAACATACTCGTTAACGAATGAGAATTTAGTCAATTTACACTCAATGCAAATCAGTCTCCTTGTTCAGTTAAATTCTGAAATCTGTTCTTCGCACTGAGGATTTTCTCAGTTAAACAGGTTTCAAATCTCATTTAAAACATGCTACATCGATTTGAATAATATGGTTCCTTTTGATTATTTGTGCAATACCTTGAGATAAATGGTTGTAATGGCCCTGTCCTGAATTAATAAGAATCATTGCAACTTTGCAAGGCAGGTACCGTACCTGGTTCtaatataaaaatgaaaaaaatacacTTAGAATGCAGAATTATCATTTTTCAGAAAATGCAACATATTCACTGCCATTTTGCACTTGTTTCAAGCTAGACAAATGTGCTGTTACACTGCACAAAAACTCTACTGAAAGTCCATGTTCTACTTAATTACTCTTAATCTTCAGCATCTATAGTGGTACATGCAAAatctattttttgaaaaatagtcACAGCCCTATCTGAAGCATTTGCAAAATGTGGTAACAATGCAGGCGGTGAAAGGGTCATTTTGCTCTTCCGTTGGTCTTGCGGGAGCATGTGAAATCACACTGAAAACGACGATGGGCAACACAAGATCTTGGCGGGTACGGTTCAACACCGCCAACACCTATGGCTACATAACTGGACAAGGTTGGAAAAGGTTTTGCCTTGAAAACAAGCTAAAAGAAGGCGACAGCTGCACCTTCAGCGTCATCGAAACAACTGTCTGGCATGTTACGATTGTGTCCAGCTAGTAGGAAGCTAGGAGTCAGTCCCAGTATTTTTTCGCCAATTCCACTTGTCACAGGTCAGCTCATGGTCAGTGATTTTCATGTGAATGTTAGTATGTGAGAATATAGAACTCAAATTATGGTAGTCCAATGAATGTTTGGGTCACTAAAAGTCTGAAGCACAAGTATATTTGTAATGCTGGCAGATTAGTTGATGCACATCTGTAGATGTGCTAATCTCCTTTCTTGCCCAGTGTCCACCTTCTGCATCTACTAATCCTAAGTTGCTCGCTTATCGTTCGTACATACATTCTCAATTCTGTTTAGAAATCAGAATTGACAGTAATACCCAGAGGTTCAGAGGATAAGAGCACATGCTACTTGAGCTTGTTTTGTAGCAAGGGAATCCGATGCTCGGCTCGGCTCTTCTGCTGGTTCGAAGCAAAATCTCTCGTGTGACTTCAAATCTGGAACTGGTTCCTCATTACCCAATGCAAGCTTTGTCCTCAAAATCTTTCACCAGGGTGATCGAATTTCACTCTTTTCAGGTGAGCGCGACAGTGAAGATCTCATAACACCTACTAATTCTGATGGTTGCCTCGCAGAACAGTTGTGTTTTTGTTCATTCTGATTTTCTTCAGATTCAGTGGTTTACAGCTTGGTAATAAGATGAACACAAATCTTGGTTAGAGCCAAGTTCCTGTCACTTGCCAGATGATAGTCTTAAGCTGAAGATTTGAGTAAATATTGTGCCAGTGAGAAGCTCTATCCAAACTAGATGAGAATCAGGTTCTCAGGTTTAGTTCACTGAACAATACAAAATGCCTCCGATGTCAAAATCATGAAGCATAGTTTATTAGCTTTAGGGTGCTTAAAGAATCATTCAAAAACAGAAAAGGGAAACCTTTATTAGGTGAAAAGGTTACTAGATTGTACTTGAACTACTAGAACGACTAGGTTAGTAAAATCTTAAGGTTTGTTCCAGAAAGACTATAGCATTAATAGTGGTTAATCTTTTCCAAAAACCTGGTGTACTTTTTCAGAGAAAACTGGTACTCCCCAAGTACAGAAAGGCCCTTGCAAGCTCCCTTAGCTATACAACAGTCTGAAGATGGCTCTCCTCCGTCCAATGTTGTCTAAAGCGATGGCACagttctctccctctctttttgTTCCTCCAACAAAAGAAAACACAAAAGAACGTCGCAGATGCTATTTGAAGCCAAGACTTGCATAAAGTGTCCGCTGGATATATGTAAAAAAATGGTTTCAATCTGAACTATGGACACATATATTGTGATCTTCTCCTCGAAGTGTCCTTTAAACATCTTCATAGTATCTTTTGCTTTTCAGAACTATATATAAAAAATGGTTTCAATAATTGGTATTTGTATCGCGCAAATTTATATTTGATCTGATCATGAATTCATGACCACAACTCCCTCAACTGCGATAGTTGTGGGAGCAGGAAATCTTGCAGATGTCTCACAATTTGCACAGTTGAAAGAGAGAGTGTTCAAGTATATGCCTTGGGAATTTCTACTTTCTCAGAACGATATCTCCACCATCTCTTGAGAATATTCAGATTCACCAGTCTTGTTCACAAAATCTGCGGACTGACAGTCAAAGAAACAGAGTAATTGGTAATTGCACCCGCCCGGAGAATGTAAGCGGTATAAAGTGGCCCTGAGTACCGGTGATTCGGCGCCATTGGTGTAAAGCGACGATCTTTTCGGATCATTTTTCAAGAAGAGGTCCAATGAATTGTCACAAATCATTGGCTCGTTCTTATCTAACAAGAGGACATTTGCCATGGGAGGATTCGATACCTCTAAAGTTTCTCTCGAGAATACTTGATACCCCTAAATGATGATGGCTAGAGGGGGAATTTCGAACGTTAACGGAAAGAAAGGATGAGAGCTCAGAGACAAATTCATGTGATCCCTGTAAGTTGGATCGAACCTTTTGCCGGGAAAAGCTTGGTTCACATGTTCTCAAGAGCTTGGGTGCTGGCGATCCTTGTCGACCGTGTTGTGTGTATCGATTCAGGTTTAAATTTGCAGTTTTAGTTGAATTAAGACAAAATTATGTCAAATCTGATTTGTATTGCGATGGGTTTAGATTGCGGCCGAACATACGCAGAATGAAACAAATTGCAGGCAACACATCAAACAACACATCAAAAAAATTTGTGCTCGGAATTCAGAATCAGATTGCCAACTTGTGATGGCATGGAGGAAATGTCACGGCAGCGAGTACAAAAGGTGATTATAATCATCTAACGTGACACATTGATCGGCCGAGAGACATGGTTACATTGCTAGGCTGGAACACGGTTCTGGCCTATAAGATACCACTATACATGAAACGGGGACAAGTTCACGGGGCAAATGTTGTTCCTCACCAAACTTTTGTCGGAGAAGATCGCCATACTTTCTCATTCTATTATTCTTTAGCGGTGCATTTTGTGGTTAAGTAGTGTTTTAAACCGCGAGTGGTACGTAGCTGTAGAATATGTTCATTGCACTGAAAAGACTATACGATCGACAACCAAAATGGCACTCCATTTGTGGGCAGAAATTCTTTTCTGTTTTGTAGCGCGGACATTTCAGAGCTACTATGGAAAAAGAGTGAgcgtttttattttgttttgaagaAATCCCACGCCATTCGTATTTAGAAAACAGTTTAATGATGCGAAATATATATTGACGAGCTTTGAAGAAATGATCATTTTGCCCGTCTTATTCAGAATCATTCAGATATagataaaaatatttaaaaatgtGGAAGcaaaagtttcatatttttttataaatttaattACAACCCAAATTTAATAGTAGGAAAGAAATTATGAACAGGGCtcttaaaaataatttatcaGAAGCAAAAAAACCTTTGCAAATTGCACTTGGATGAATAATACGACAATTGTTGAACAAGTTAAACTGCTCAACTGAATATGTTTGATCATAGTGTTAGTCTATGATACCTAACTAAATTCCAATTTGCTGTCCTCCAACTCTCTGTTAAATATTAGTAATACTCATCCATTGTATGTAGTGCTTGCCAGAAGATGAATTGCACCATAAGATGCAAACTAAATGAAATATGTTTACACACCGTAGATTTTCTAGTTTCCCTTCAAACTCGGTTTACTTTTCATCTCACCTATCATTGGATAGCCAAGGAAGTAACCGTTTATTATTTCTGTATGAGCCATTAATTACATGGCAATTGGAGGCCATTAATTTCCATTATGGAATCacaaattttgttttgtttagttcAGTTAAACGCATCatgttgtgaacttgtgatccCATTCCCATCTAGGTCTCACTGATGAATTTATAGATGGTAGCATCAGCAACTTGAACTGTTGAAGACTAGGAGACTGCACTATTTTGTTATTCAGTGAATAGCTACCTGTCGAGGATACAATTAAATACACTGGTAAAAGAAATCTGAAACTCTGATGCAGACCAAGGAGGAAGCCGGTATACTATTCAACAGTTCATCTCTTCACACAAGAttgacatttttttaaaaaaacgacTGGCAGGAAATCTGCCCGGCATGTATTGATAAAGAACGTGAACAAAATTCACATGGTtacagaaaagggaaaaaacagCACACATGTGCCTACTCTCCTGGGGATTTATTGCCTCGACCTCTTGGCGCCCGCCAAGCACCACTTTTCTCGCTTCTCTTCGATCTTTGCCAGGAAGGAAACCGGGCTGGAGTAACACAAGACTGACAAACGAACTGATGATCAGCCACAGCACTTTTCTTGATCACTTGTATCCCTCGTTTTTCTCAAATCTTAATAGCACTCATCAGGCCATCGCAGTACAACTGATCTATAGCAGAATCACATGCCATGCCACATGCCAGCCTCTCAGGAgaagatgaaaaaaaattaaactaaAGCACAAAAACAGCTAagaattttatttcaaaaacCAACTTCGTATCCATTTATATACATCCAAAAGCTCGTCCAGCATTGCTTTTATTTAGCACAAACAGATTTACACATCCTTTACATAGTTACACAGATTTTAGCATAGATCCATCCatagccatgcatgcatggactAATCATCAAACATGAATAAATGGCAGAACCAAGTAGAGTAGTGACCATCAGCCTGAGACCAGCAGCGAGAAGCAGTAGAGACATCTACCTAGAGAGACTAGAATAGAGAGAGCCTGAGACCCAGGTAGACTAAAGATTTCATTCGCAGGTGACCTTGCCGGTTGCATGGACGCATAGGCTGCTCAAGTCTCCACGAACTTGGTGGAGGCATGGAACTTGGCGATGAACGCCGACGCCTTCATGTCGACGTCGCGCTCGCCGACGTACCACAGCCCGTC
Above is a genomic segment from Setaria viridis chromosome 4, Setaria_viridis_v4.0, whole genome shotgun sequence containing:
- the LOC117852677 gene encoding uncharacterized protein; its protein translation is MGKEQIVAVLQIGGEFTTDADGHMSYSGGEAHAMFVQSDWTFSGFKQEISSTLNNLKLDQFAFKYFLPKNDKTLISISNDKDLRRMVEFHAESETTYIYVMKKADNRSKNAVADSGTPTDAFAIVPTTQDGSKRQKVCASWKNVITGVGQVFEGPKDFRDALHKYAIAHRFHYRFIKNDSSRVTAECTGEDCPWRIHASKSPAKKEFMIKKISESHTCESETVKSHRLASQRWVASVIKEKLRDSPNYRPRDIANDLQREYGLCLNYSQAWRGRSIAQKELYSSHEEACSQLPWFCERIVETNPGSVATVVALEDSKFRFFVAFHASLHGFQHGCRPLLFLDAITAKPNKHWKLLAATSVDGEGDVFPVAFGVVDDESRENWHWFLQQLKSSLSTSRAITFISNGEHGLWDEVSSVFPDSHHGYCVESLIEEFKKQLDDAWTEELKDAMVEHLKKAIYACTTDELNQYIELIKNASDKLADWLLEINPERWSDARFKGVRHGQYSCNIFGTVSEWIPTRYELSVVQLVDTIRCKLMEMMYTRRESSNAWTEVLTPSANQKLQEEVSKAHTLNVLPAENDENGSNIFKVCDDSVNVVNLAIWECTCQRWRISGLPCMHAIAVIERTGQYAYDYCAKYFTTGWYRLTYSLSINPIPDVIVPVTLIDPAQSPATHPCPVRTRRRVGRPKEKPADPRIAIKRAVRCSRCKGYGHNKATCKVPIST
- the LOC117853635 gene encoding putative B3 domain-containing protein Os06g0632500: MRIPDEFVQEHLTDTHPSNKRAMIFSPLGKFWRVELDRDQPGVLLGDGWVRFLTAHDLSEGNILVFRYEDNMVFTVEVFMQSGCLKEYEAATADMTDDAIGRQITVPQQGDKELCVSPVKKKRKTRNENTCLAVYRKKPNHSPISVKKAVSQKKLVSIEPRHSFTKRITGYKLTSLFAVKGSFCSSVGLAGACEITLKTTMGNTRSWRVRFNTANTYGYITGQGWKRFCLENKLKEGDSCTFSVIETTVWHVTIVSS